In Streptomyces ambofaciens ATCC 23877, a single genomic region encodes these proteins:
- a CDS encoding ABC transporter ATP-binding protein gives MRSEPVVQVQALVKRYGTKTAVDGLDLAARAGVTAVLGPNGAGKTTTVETCEGYRKPDSGTVRVLGLDPVRQGPELRPRIGVMLQSGGVYSGARADEMLRHVAKLHAHPLDVDALIERLGLGSCGRTAYRRLSGGQQQRLALAMAVVGRPELVFLDEPTAGLDPQARRATWDLVRDLRGDGVAVILTTHHMDEAEQLADDVAIIDAGRVVAQGSPEELCRGGAENTLRFSGRPGLDVASLLKALPADSTAAELTPGSYRVNGKIDPQLLATVTSWCAQHGVMPDRISVERHTLEDVFLELTGKELRS, from the coding sequence ATGCGAAGCGAGCCCGTGGTCCAGGTCCAGGCCCTGGTGAAGCGGTACGGCACGAAGACCGCGGTGGACGGCCTCGACCTGGCGGCCAGGGCGGGTGTCACCGCCGTGCTCGGCCCCAACGGGGCGGGCAAGACGACCACGGTCGAGACCTGCGAGGGATACCGGAAGCCGGACTCCGGCACCGTGCGCGTCCTGGGTCTCGACCCGGTGCGGCAGGGCCCCGAGCTGCGGCCCCGGATCGGCGTGATGCTCCAGTCCGGCGGCGTCTACTCCGGCGCCCGCGCCGACGAGATGCTGCGCCACGTCGCGAAGCTGCACGCCCACCCGCTGGACGTCGACGCGCTGATCGAGCGGCTCGGCCTCGGCTCGTGCGGCCGGACCGCGTACCGCAGGCTCTCCGGGGGCCAGCAGCAGCGCCTCGCCCTCGCGATGGCCGTGGTCGGCCGGCCGGAGCTGGTCTTCCTGGACGAGCCGACGGCCGGCCTGGACCCGCAGGCCCGCCGCGCCACCTGGGACCTCGTCCGGGACCTGCGCGGCGACGGCGTCGCGGTGATCCTCACCACGCACCACATGGACGAGGCCGAGCAGCTCGCCGACGACGTCGCCATCATCGACGCCGGCCGGGTCGTCGCGCAGGGCTCCCCCGAGGAGCTGTGCCGCGGCGGCGCCGAGAACACCCTGCGGTTCTCCGGCCGGCCCGGACTGGACGTCGCCTCGCTGCTCAAGGCGCTGCCCGCGGACTCCACGGCGGCCGAGCTGACCCCGGGCTCCTACCGCGTCAACGGCAAGATCGACCCGCAGCTGCTGGCGACGGTGACCTCCTGGTGCGCCCAGCACGGGGTGATGCCGGACCGGATCTCGGTGGAGCGGCACACCCTGGAGGACGTCTTCCTGGAACTGACCGGCAAGGAACTGCGCTCATGA
- a CDS encoding ABC transporter permease codes for MTTTTGTYTPKPGGAPLGRMIAAQAVLETRMLLRNGEQLLLTVVIPTLLLVLFSSVDIIDTGAGEAVDFLAPGVLALAVLSTAFTGQAIATGFERRYGVLKRLAASPLPRWGLMTAKTVSVLVTEVLQIVLLTVIAFALGWSPHGNPFAVLLLLVLGTAAFSGLGLLMAGTLKAEATLAAANLVFLLLLVGGGVIVPLDKFPQAAQSVLGLLPISALSDGLRDVLQHGAGMPWGDLGILAVWAVAGLAAAGKFFRWE; via the coding sequence ATGACGACCACCACCGGCACCTACACGCCGAAGCCCGGCGGCGCGCCGCTCGGCCGCATGATCGCCGCGCAGGCCGTGCTGGAGACCAGGATGCTGCTGCGCAACGGCGAGCAGCTGCTGCTGACGGTGGTCATCCCGACGCTGCTGCTCGTGCTGTTCAGCTCCGTGGACATCATCGACACCGGCGCCGGAGAGGCCGTCGACTTCCTCGCCCCCGGCGTCCTGGCCCTCGCCGTGCTGTCGACGGCGTTCACCGGGCAGGCCATCGCCACCGGCTTCGAACGCCGGTACGGGGTGCTGAAGCGGCTGGCCGCCTCACCGCTGCCGCGCTGGGGTCTGATGACCGCAAAGACGGTGTCCGTCCTGGTCACCGAGGTGCTCCAGATCGTCCTGCTCACCGTGATCGCCTTCGCGCTGGGCTGGTCGCCGCACGGCAACCCGTTCGCCGTGCTGCTGCTCCTGGTCCTCGGCACGGCCGCCTTCTCGGGGCTCGGGCTGCTCATGGCGGGCACGCTGAAGGCCGAGGCGACGCTGGCCGCGGCCAACCTGGTCTTCCTGCTGCTGCTCGTGGGCGGCGGTGTGATCGTGCCGCTGGACAAGTTCCCGCAGGCGGCGCAGAGCGTGCTCGGACTGCTGCCGATCTCCGCCCTGTCGGACGGGCTGCGGGACGTGCTCCAGCACGGGGCCGGGATGCCGTGGGGCGACCTCGGGATCCTCGCGGTGTGGGCGGTCGCCGGCCTCGCGGCGGCCGGGAAGTTCTTCCGCTGGGAGTAG
- the tal gene encoding transaldolase, with amino-acid sequence MTDALKRLSDEGVAIWLDDLSRKRITSGNLAELIDQQHVVGVTTNPSIFQKAISQGDGYDQQLSDLAFRKVTVEEAIRMITTADVRDAADILRPVFDATGGKDGRVSIEVDPRLAHNTKATVAEAKQLAWLVDRPNTLIKIPATEAGIPAIAEVIGLGISVNVTLIFSLERYRLVMDAFLTGLEKAKERGLDLSRIHSVASFFVSRVDTEIDKRLDALGTDEAKAARGKAAVANARLAYQAYEEVFSTDRWSALEKAGANKQRPLWASTGVKDKAYSDTMYVTDLVAPNTVNTMPEATLLATEDHGEITGNTVAGTYEQARADLDAVEKLGIGYDEVVQLLEKEGVDKFEDSWNDLLKSTEAELKRLAPSEG; translated from the coding sequence ATGACAGACGCACTCAAGCGCCTCTCCGATGAAGGCGTCGCGATCTGGCTGGACGACCTGTCGCGCAAGCGGATCACGTCCGGCAACCTCGCCGAGCTGATCGACCAGCAGCACGTCGTGGGCGTCACCACCAACCCGTCGATCTTCCAGAAGGCGATCTCGCAGGGCGACGGTTACGACCAGCAGCTCTCCGACCTGGCCTTCCGCAAGGTCACGGTCGAAGAGGCGATCCGCATGATCACCACGGCGGACGTCCGCGACGCCGCCGACATCCTGCGCCCCGTCTTCGACGCCACCGGCGGCAAGGACGGGCGGGTCTCCATCGAGGTCGACCCGCGCCTCGCGCACAACACCAAGGCGACGGTCGCCGAGGCCAAGCAGCTCGCCTGGCTGGTGGACCGGCCCAACACGCTCATCAAGATCCCGGCGACCGAGGCCGGCATCCCGGCGATCGCCGAGGTCATCGGCCTGGGCATCAGCGTCAACGTGACGCTGATCTTCTCGCTGGAGCGCTACCGCCTGGTCATGGACGCCTTCCTGACCGGCCTGGAGAAGGCCAAGGAGCGCGGCCTGGACCTCTCCCGGATCCACTCCGTGGCGTCCTTCTTCGTGTCCCGCGTGGACACCGAGATCGACAAGCGCCTCGACGCGCTCGGCACCGACGAGGCCAAGGCCGCCCGCGGCAAGGCCGCCGTCGCCAACGCCCGTCTCGCCTACCAGGCGTACGAGGAGGTCTTCTCGACGGACCGCTGGAGCGCCCTGGAGAAGGCCGGCGCCAACAAGCAGCGTCCGCTGTGGGCGTCGACCGGCGTGAAGGACAAGGCGTACAGCGACACCATGTACGTCACCGACCTGGTCGCGCCCAACACGGTGAACACCATGCCGGAGGCGACGCTGCTGGCCACCGAGGACCACGGCGAGATCACCGGGAACACCGTCGCCGGCACCTACGAGCAGGCCCGCGCCGACCTCGACGCCGTCGAGAAGCTCGGGATCGGCTACGACGAGGTGGTCCAGCTGCTGGAGAAGGAGGGCGTCGACAAGTTCGAGGACTCCTGGAACGACCTGCTGAAGTCGACCGAGGCCGAGCTGAAGCGCCTCGCTCCCTCGGAGGGCTAG
- the zwf gene encoding glucose-6-phosphate dehydrogenase, with protein sequence MSSSNPLRDPADRRLPRIAGPSGLVIFGVTGDLSRKKLMPAVYDLANRGLLPPGFSLVGFARRDWEHEDFAQVVHDAVKEHSRTPFREEVWQQLIQGMRFVQGTFDDDDAFERLRATIEDLDKAQGTGGNFAFYLSVPPKSFPVVIQQLKKHQLADQTNGSWRRAVIEKPFGHDLRSAEELNAIVHEVFGSDQVFRIDHYLGKETVQNILALRFANTMFEPIWNRSYVDHVQITMAEDIGIGGRAGYYDGIGAARDVIQNHLLQLLALTAMEEPASFDADALAAEKTKVLGAVRLPRDLGRDTVRGQYAAGWQGGAKAVGYLEEEGIDPKSKTDTYAAIKVGIDNRRWAGVPFYLRTGKRLGRRVTEIAVVFQRAPHSPFDTTATEELGSNAIVIRVQPDEGVTVRFGSKVPGTSMEIRDVSMDFAYGESFTESSPEAYERLILDVLLGDANLFPRTEEVELSWKILDPIEQYWDQHGTPAQYPAGTWGPVEADEMLERDGRSWRRP encoded by the coding sequence TTGTCAAGCAGCAATCCGCTGCGTGACCCCGCAGACCGACGGCTCCCGCGCATCGCGGGGCCGTCGGGTCTGGTCATCTTCGGCGTCACCGGTGATCTGTCCCGCAAGAAGCTCATGCCCGCCGTGTACGACCTCGCGAACCGTGGTCTGCTGCCGCCGGGCTTCTCGCTCGTCGGCTTCGCCCGCCGCGACTGGGAGCACGAGGACTTCGCCCAGGTCGTGCACGACGCCGTCAAGGAACACTCCCGTACGCCGTTCCGCGAGGAGGTCTGGCAGCAGCTCATCCAGGGGATGCGCTTCGTCCAGGGCACCTTCGACGACGACGACGCGTTCGAACGGCTGCGCGCCACCATCGAGGACCTGGACAAGGCGCAGGGCACGGGAGGCAACTTCGCCTTCTACCTGTCGGTGCCGCCGAAGTCCTTCCCGGTCGTCATCCAGCAGCTGAAGAAGCACCAGCTGGCCGACCAGACGAACGGCTCCTGGCGCCGCGCGGTGATCGAGAAGCCCTTCGGCCACGACCTGAGGTCGGCCGAGGAACTCAACGCGATCGTCCACGAGGTCTTCGGCTCCGACCAGGTCTTCCGCATCGACCACTACCTGGGCAAGGAGACCGTCCAGAACATCCTGGCGCTGCGGTTCGCCAACACGATGTTCGAACCGATCTGGAACCGGTCGTACGTCGACCACGTGCAGATCACCATGGCCGAGGACATCGGCATCGGCGGCCGGGCCGGCTACTACGACGGGATCGGCGCCGCCCGCGACGTCATCCAGAACCACCTGCTCCAGCTGCTCGCGCTGACCGCCATGGAGGAGCCCGCCTCCTTCGACGCGGACGCGCTGGCCGCGGAGAAGACCAAGGTGCTCGGCGCGGTCCGGCTGCCCAGGGACCTGGGCCGGGACACGGTGCGCGGCCAGTACGCGGCCGGGTGGCAGGGCGGCGCGAAGGCCGTCGGCTACCTGGAGGAGGAGGGCATCGACCCGAAGTCGAAGACCGACACCTATGCCGCGATCAAGGTGGGCATCGACAACCGCCGCTGGGCGGGCGTCCCCTTCTACCTGCGCACCGGCAAGCGGCTCGGCCGCCGGGTGACGGAGATCGCGGTCGTCTTCCAGCGGGCCCCGCACTCCCCCTTCGACACGACGGCCACCGAGGAACTCGGCTCGAACGCGATCGTCATCCGCGTCCAGCCCGACGAGGGCGTCACCGTCCGCTTCGGTTCCAAGGTGCCGGGCACCTCGATGGAGATCCGGGACGTGTCCATGGACTTCGCCTACGGCGAGTCCTTCACGGAGTCCAGCCCGGAGGCGTACGAACGCCTCATCCTCGACGTGCTGCTCGGCGACGCGAACCTCTTCCCGCGCACCGAGGAGGTCGAGCTGTCCTGGAAGATCCTCGACCCGATCGAGCAGTACTGGGACCAGCACGGCACCCCGGCGCAGTACCCGGCCGGCACCTGGGGCCCCGTCGAGGCGGACGAAATGCTCGAGCGAGACGGACGGAGCTGGCGCCGGCCATGA
- a CDS encoding heme o synthase has product MSLSGVCVTAVESRPAGVIGTSQSPSHRPFGARVKAFVALTKPRIIELLLITTVPVMFLAEQGVPDLKLVLLTCVGGYLSAGGANALNMYIDRDIDALMDRTSQRPLVTGMVSPRECLAFGIGLAVVSTLLFGLTVNWLSAWLSLGALLFYVVVYTMILKRRTSQNIVWGGIAGCLPVLIGWSAVTNSMSWAPVILFGVMFFWTPPHYWPLSMKVKEDYARVGVPMLPVVASNKVVARQIVLYSWVMVGVSLLLTPLGYTGWFYTAVALLAGGMWLWEAHGLQNRAKAEVTGGKLKEMRLFHWSITYVSVLFLAIAVDPFLR; this is encoded by the coding sequence ATGTCTCTGTCAGGGGTGTGCGTGACGGCCGTTGAATCCCGTCCTGCGGGGGTTATCGGGACGAGCCAGAGCCCGAGTCACCGGCCGTTCGGGGCCCGTGTCAAGGCGTTCGTGGCGCTGACCAAGCCGCGGATCATCGAGCTTCTGCTGATCACCACCGTTCCGGTGATGTTCCTGGCCGAGCAGGGTGTTCCGGATCTGAAGCTGGTGCTGCTGACCTGCGTCGGCGGCTACCTGTCCGCGGGCGGCGCGAACGCGCTGAACATGTACATCGACCGCGACATCGACGCGCTGATGGACCGGACCTCGCAGCGTCCGCTGGTGACCGGCATGGTCAGCCCGCGCGAATGCCTCGCGTTCGGTATCGGCCTGGCCGTCGTCTCCACGCTGCTGTTCGGTCTCACCGTCAACTGGCTGTCGGCCTGGCTCTCGCTCGGTGCGCTCCTCTTCTACGTGGTCGTCTACACGATGATCCTCAAGCGCCGCACCTCGCAGAACATCGTCTGGGGCGGTATCGCCGGCTGCCTGCCGGTGCTCATCGGCTGGTCGGCCGTGACCAACTCGATGTCCTGGGCGCCGGTCATCCTCTTCGGCGTGATGTTCTTCTGGACGCCCCCGCACTACTGGCCGCTGTCCATGAAGGTCAAGGAGGACTACGCACGCGTCGGCGTGCCGATGCTCCCGGTCGTGGCCTCCAACAAGGTCGTCGCCCGGCAGATCGTCCTCTACAGCTGGGTGATGGTCGGTGTGTCGCTGCTGCTGACGCCGCTCGGCTACACCGGCTGGTTCTACACGGCGGTGGCCCTGCTGGCCGGCGGCATGTGGCTGTGGGAGGCCCACGGGCTGCAGAACCGCGCCAAGGCCGAGGTCACGGGCGGCAAGCTCAAGGAGATGCGGCTGTTCCACTGGTCGATCACCTACGTGTCGGTCCTGTTCCTGGCGATCGCGGTGGACCCCTTCCTGCGCTGA
- a CDS encoding COX15/CtaA family protein, with protein MDRVPNVTRADTAAAVRNPLAFIAARWTPDPRTVQRAVLVALAMSVVIVITGGAVRLTGSGLGCPTWPKCTDDSLTTTSEMGFHGVIEFGNRLLTYVLCAAVGWAIIAARSQKPYRRSLTRLGWAQFWIVMGNAILGGIVVLVGLNPYTVAAHFLLSSALIAVATVMWQRTREGDGAPRPLVGGSVRQLVWVMIVVSALLIAVGTVVTGAGPHAGDSSEVERMPIDWETVSKAHAVLAWIVVTLTFALWFVLKAVDAPKGPLARTRDLFLVLLAQGVIGYVQYFTDLPEVLVGLHMFGSCLVWIATLRVLLALRERTRETAPGLPAQEYEAPSVSMAGPR; from the coding sequence ATGGACCGCGTGCCAAACGTGACCCGTGCCGACACCGCAGCCGCCGTGCGCAACCCGCTCGCCTTCATCGCCGCGCGCTGGACCCCGGACCCCCGGACGGTTCAGCGGGCGGTCCTCGTCGCGCTCGCCATGTCGGTGGTCATCGTGATCACCGGCGGCGCGGTGCGCCTGACCGGCTCGGGCCTCGGCTGCCCGACCTGGCCCAAGTGCACCGACGACTCGCTGACCACCACCAGCGAGATGGGCTTCCACGGCGTCATCGAGTTCGGCAACCGCCTGCTGACCTACGTGCTGTGCGCCGCGGTCGGCTGGGCGATCATCGCCGCGCGGTCGCAGAAGCCGTACCGGCGCAGCCTGACGCGGCTCGGCTGGGCACAGTTCTGGATCGTGATGGGCAACGCGATCCTCGGCGGCATCGTGGTCCTGGTCGGCCTCAACCCGTACACCGTCGCGGCGCACTTCCTGCTGTCCAGCGCGCTGATCGCGGTCGCGACCGTGATGTGGCAGCGCACCCGGGAGGGGGACGGGGCCCCGCGCCCGCTGGTCGGCGGCTCCGTCCGTCAGCTGGTGTGGGTGATGATCGTCGTCTCCGCCCTGCTGATCGCGGTGGGCACGGTGGTCACCGGTGCGGGCCCGCACGCGGGTGACTCCAGCGAGGTCGAGCGGATGCCGATCGACTGGGAGACGGTGAGCAAGGCGCACGCCGTCCTGGCCTGGATCGTCGTGACGCTCACCTTCGCCCTGTGGTTCGTGCTGAAGGCGGTCGACGCGCCCAAGGGCCCGCTGGCCCGCACCCGTGACCTGTTCCTGGTGCTGCTCGCCCAGGGCGTCATCGGCTACGTGCAGTACTTCACCGACCTCCCCGAGGTCCTGGTCGGGCTGCACATGTTCGGCTCCTGCCTGGTGTGGATCGCGACGCTGCGGGTGCTGCTGGCGCTGCGCGAGCGGACGCGGGAGACGGCACCCGGGCTGCCGGCCCAGGAGTACGAGGCGCCGAGCGTGTCGATGGCCGGTCCCCGGTGA
- a CDS encoding amidohydrolase family protein, producing MIETPSLVDQYCHGVLRTELGLGTFEAQLARTEGPPAPGTTLFDTQTGFAVRRWCPPLLGLEPHCPPAHYLARRRELGVLEADRRLLRGSGITTYLVDAGLPGDLTGPAEMARAADADTHEIVRLELLAEQVADTSGTVDSFLANLAEAVHGVAADAVAFTSVAGVRHGLALAPEPPGPGEVRGAAARWLTGREVGGELSDPVLLRHLLWIAVASGLPLQLHAGLGEPGLRIDRTDPVLLTDFVRATAGLGTDLILLHGYPYHRHAAHLAGVFPHVYADSGAALVRTGARAATVLAEILELAPFGKILFSSGAQGLPELHVVAARLFRDALGRVLGTWVAEGAWSLGDAQRVAEMIASGNAERVYGLE from the coding sequence ATGATCGAAACGCCGTCCCTGGTGGACCAGTACTGCCACGGCGTCCTGAGAACGGAGCTGGGCCTCGGCACCTTCGAGGCCCAGCTGGCCCGTACCGAGGGCCCGCCCGCGCCGGGCACCACCCTCTTCGACACCCAGACCGGCTTCGCGGTACGCCGCTGGTGCCCGCCCCTGCTCGGCCTGGAGCCGCACTGCCCGCCCGCCCACTACCTGGCCCGGCGCCGCGAACTGGGCGTCCTGGAGGCCGACCGCCGGCTGCTGCGGGGCAGCGGCATCACGACCTACCTGGTCGACGCGGGGCTGCCCGGTGACCTCACGGGCCCCGCGGAGATGGCCCGCGCCGCGGACGCCGACACCCACGAGATCGTGCGCCTGGAACTGCTGGCCGAGCAGGTCGCCGACACCTCCGGCACCGTCGACTCCTTCCTCGCCAACCTCGCCGAGGCCGTGCACGGCGTCGCCGCCGACGCGGTCGCCTTCACCTCGGTCGCGGGGGTACGGCACGGTCTGGCCCTCGCGCCCGAGCCTCCCGGGCCGGGCGAGGTGCGCGGCGCCGCCGCCCGCTGGCTGACCGGACGCGAGGTCGGCGGCGAGCTGAGCGACCCCGTCCTGCTGCGCCACCTGCTGTGGATCGCCGTCGCCTCGGGGCTGCCGCTCCAGCTGCACGCCGGCCTCGGCGAGCCGGGCCTGCGCATCGACCGCACCGACCCGGTCCTGCTCACCGACTTCGTGCGGGCCACCGCGGGCCTCGGCACCGACCTGATCCTGCTGCACGGCTACCCGTACCACCGCCACGCCGCCCACCTGGCCGGCGTCTTCCCGCACGTCTACGCCGACTCCGGCGCCGCCCTGGTCCGCACCGGTGCCCGCGCGGCGACGGTGCTGGCGGAGATCCTGGAACTGGCGCCCTTCGGCAAGATCCTCTTCTCCAGCGGAGCCCAGGGCCTGCCCGAGCTGCACGTGGTCGCGGCCCGGCTGTTCCGCGACGCCCTCGGCAGGGTGCTGGGCACCTGGGTGGCCGAGGGGGCGTGGTCCCTCGGGGACGCGCAGCGGGTGGCGGAGATGATCGCGTCGGGGAACGCCGAGCGGGTCTACGGGCTGGAGTGA
- the tkt gene encoding transketolase — MSTKPTTTDLEWTELDQRAVDTARVLAADAVQKVGNGHPGTAMSLAPAAYTLFQKVMRHDPADANWVGRDRFVLSAGHSSLTLYTQLYLAGFGLELADLESFRTWGSKTPGHPEYGHTTGVETTTGPLGQGVANAVGMAMAARYERGLFDPEAAEGTSPFDHFVYCIAGDGCLQEGISAEASSLAGHQKLGNLVLLWDDNHISIEGDTETAVSEDTCKRYEAYGWHVQRVAPKPDGDLDPNALYDAIEAAKKVTDRPSFIAMRSIIAWPAPNAQNTEAAHGSALGDDEVAATKRVLGFDPEKTFEVSDEVIGHTRKALEKGQAARAVWEKAYQQWRDNNPERAAEYDRIARGELPKGWEEKIPVFETGKGVATRAASGKILQALGAVVPELWGGSADLAGSNNTTIDKTSSFLPAGNPLPEADPYGRTIHFGIREHAMAAEMNGIALHGNTRIYGGTFLVFSDYMRNAVRLSALMHLPVTYVWTHDSIGLGEDGPTHQPVEHLASLRAIPGLNVVRPADANETAIAWREVLRRWTKEFGKGQPHGLALTRQGVPTYEANEDAAKGGYVLFDAEGPEGQSAEAEVVLIATGSEVHVAVEAREALQADGVPTRVVSMPCVEWFEQQDQGYRDSVLPPSVRARVAVEAGIGLTWHKYVGDAGRIVSLEHFGASADGKLLFEEFGFTAENVAAQARESIAAAQR, encoded by the coding sequence GTGAGCACCAAGCCGACCACCACAGACCTCGAGTGGACCGAACTGGACCAGCGGGCCGTGGACACCGCCCGCGTCCTGGCCGCCGATGCCGTACAGAAGGTTGGCAACGGCCATCCGGGTACGGCGATGAGCCTGGCGCCCGCCGCCTACACCCTCTTCCAGAAGGTGATGCGGCACGACCCGGCCGACGCGAACTGGGTCGGACGCGACCGTTTCGTGCTGTCCGCCGGCCACTCGTCCCTGACCCTCTACACCCAGCTGTACCTGGCCGGCTTCGGCCTGGAGCTGGCGGACCTCGAGTCCTTCCGGACGTGGGGCTCCAAGACCCCCGGTCACCCGGAGTACGGCCACACCACGGGCGTGGAGACGACGACCGGCCCGCTCGGCCAGGGTGTCGCCAACGCGGTGGGCATGGCGATGGCCGCCCGCTACGAGCGCGGTCTGTTCGACCCGGAGGCCGCCGAGGGCACCTCCCCGTTCGACCACTTCGTCTACTGCATCGCCGGTGACGGCTGCCTCCAGGAGGGCATCTCCGCCGAAGCCTCCTCCCTCGCCGGCCACCAGAAGCTCGGCAACCTGGTCCTGCTGTGGGACGACAACCACATCTCGATCGAGGGCGACACCGAGACCGCCGTCTCCGAGGACACCTGCAAGCGGTACGAGGCGTACGGCTGGCACGTGCAGCGCGTCGCCCCGAAGCCGGACGGCGACCTGGACCCGAACGCGCTCTACGACGCGATCGAGGCGGCGAAGAAGGTCACCGACCGCCCCTCCTTCATCGCGATGCGCTCGATCATCGCCTGGCCCGCCCCGAACGCGCAGAACACCGAGGCCGCGCACGGCTCGGCGCTCGGCGACGACGAGGTCGCCGCGACCAAGCGCGTGCTGGGCTTCGACCCGGAGAAGACCTTCGAGGTCTCCGACGAGGTCATCGGCCACACCCGCAAGGCGCTGGAGAAGGGCCAGGCGGCCCGCGCCGTGTGGGAGAAGGCCTACCAGCAGTGGCGGGACAACAACCCCGAGCGCGCCGCCGAGTACGACCGGATCGCCAGGGGCGAGCTCCCCAAGGGCTGGGAGGAGAAGATCCCGGTCTTCGAGACCGGCAAGGGTGTGGCCACCCGTGCCGCCTCCGGCAAGATCCTCCAGGCGCTCGGCGCGGTCGTCCCCGAGCTGTGGGGCGGCTCGGCCGACCTGGCCGGCTCGAACAACACGACGATCGACAAGACGTCGTCCTTCCTCCCGGCGGGCAACCCGCTGCCCGAGGCGGACCCGTACGGCCGCACCATCCACTTCGGCATCCGCGAGCACGCGATGGCCGCGGAGATGAACGGCATCGCGCTGCACGGCAACACGCGCATCTACGGCGGCACCTTCCTGGTGTTCTCCGACTACATGCGCAACGCGGTGCGCCTGTCCGCGCTGATGCACCTGCCGGTGACGTACGTGTGGACGCACGACTCCATCGGCCTCGGTGAGGACGGTCCGACCCACCAGCCCGTCGAACACCTCGCCTCGCTGCGCGCCATCCCGGGTCTGAACGTGGTCCGTCCGGCCGACGCCAACGAGACCGCCATCGCCTGGCGTGAGGTCCTGCGCCGCTGGACCAAGGAGTTCGGCAAGGGCCAGCCGCACGGTCTGGCGCTGACCCGCCAGGGCGTGCCGACGTACGAGGCGAACGAGGACGCGGCCAAGGGCGGCTACGTGCTGTTCGACGCCGAGGGGCCCGAAGGACAGAGCGCCGAGGCCGAGGTCGTCCTGATCGCCACCGGTTCCGAGGTGCACGTGGCCGTGGAGGCCCGCGAGGCGCTCCAGGCCGACGGCGTGCCGACGCGCGTGGTGTCCATGCCGTGCGTGGAGTGGTTCGAGCAGCAGGACCAGGGGTACCGGGACAGCGTCCTGCCTCCGTCCGTGAGGGCGCGGGTCGCGGTGGAGGCCGGGATCGGTCTCACCTGGCACAAGTACGTCGGGGACGCCGGCCGGATCGTCTCCCTGGAGCACTTCGGTGCCTCGGCCGACGGCAAGCTGCTCTTCGAGGAGTTCGGCTTCACCGCCGAGAACGTGGCCGCCCAGGCGAGGGAATCGATCGCCGCAGCCCAGCGCTGA
- a CDS encoding aminoglycoside N(3)-acetyltransferase, which produces MPTPPPTGPLVTRGTIAAGLREMGVRTDDTLLVHSSLSSLGWVCGGPVAVVQGLLDALAPDGTLVVPTQTGDLSDPALWKSPPVPEEWWDTVRRAMPPYDPLVTPSRGVGVIPETVRTWPGARRSAHPQTSFAAVGPRAAEVVAGHATDCRLGERSPLATLERLGARVLLMGAGYEACTAFHLAEYRIPSPVVEVGRPGPVGWERVTEVSITSERFDELGHDFERDRPVGRGRIGAAVARLFPLADAVAYAQRWLPVHRPRE; this is translated from the coding sequence ATGCCCACACCCCCTCCCACCGGCCCACTCGTCACCCGGGGCACGATCGCCGCCGGGCTGCGCGAGATGGGTGTGCGGACCGACGACACCCTCCTCGTGCACTCCTCCCTCAGCTCCCTCGGATGGGTCTGCGGCGGGCCCGTCGCGGTGGTCCAGGGACTGCTCGACGCGCTCGCACCGGACGGCACGCTGGTCGTCCCCACACAGACCGGCGACCTCTCGGACCCCGCCCTGTGGAAGAGCCCGCCGGTGCCCGAGGAGTGGTGGGACACCGTCCGTCGGGCGATGCCCCCCTACGATCCCCTGGTCACGCCCTCGCGGGGCGTCGGGGTGATCCCCGAGACCGTGCGGACCTGGCCGGGCGCCCGGCGCAGCGCGCATCCGCAGACGTCGTTCGCGGCCGTCGGCCCGCGCGCCGCCGAAGTGGTGGCCGGGCACGCGACCGACTGCCGGCTCGGCGAGCGCAGTCCGCTGGCGACCCTGGAGCGGCTGGGCGCCCGGGTGCTGCTGATGGGCGCCGGCTACGAGGCGTGCACCGCCTTCCATCTCGCCGAGTACCGGATTCCCTCCCCGGTGGTGGAGGTGGGGCGGCCGGGCCCGGTGGGCTGGGAGCGGGTGACCGAGGTGTCGATCACCTCGGAGCGGTTCGACGAACTGGGGCACGACTTCGAACGGGACCGGCCGGTGGGGCGCGGGCGGATCGGCGCCGCCGTCGCCCGGTTGTTCCCGCTGGCCGACGCGGTCGCGTACGCACAGCGCTGGCTGCCGGTCCACCGACCTCGCGAGTAG